The Pseudomonas saponiphila DNA window TCATGACGGCCGTGGCGGTCGTACCAGTCCAGCACCGCCGTTGAAAACGCCTCGGCTCTCATCGTTTGAACAGCCCCTTGAGCGCGTTTTTCAGTTCCGGGCTGACCTTGTCACCCAGCTTTTCGTCGATTTTCTGCTGCAACCGGTCACCGGCCAGCTTGGCCGCGACCTGGCCCAGGCCGTCCTTGTCCAGGCGGCAGGCCTTGGCCCCCAGCTCCAGCGGGCCACGGCAGCGCAAGGGCAGTTCTATGCCGGTAAAGCGTTCGCCCACTTGGCAGGCCGGGTCCGGGTTGTCGCTGAGGTCGCCCTCGACGACGATGCCGACCCGGTAGTCCATGCCCAGCACCCGCAGGTCGATATCGCCATTGCCGTTGACGCTCAGGCCGGGGATGCGCACTTTCAGGTCCGGGTTGCTGGCCACGCCGTTGCGCAGGGTCAGGTTGCCCTTGAGTTCCTGGAACGGGGTGTCCTTGCCCCGCGGGGTGCTGGTGAGGTTTTTGCGGTTGAGCACGGCGATGCCCTGGCACAGCTGCTGTTCGATATTGGCGTTGAGCAATACGCCGTTGTTGATGACGAAGCTGGCAGTGCCGTTGAGGCTGTCGATCAGTGCTTTCTGGCTGTTGCCGTTGCCACTGAGGTTGCTGTTCAGGGTCACCAGGCCCTTGACCGGAGGCGTCTGGCCCTGGCTTTCGAGGATGCGTTCCACCGGCACCCGGTTGATCTTGGTCTGCAGGTTCAACTGCGGTGTGCTCTGGCGCACATCGAGGTTGCCGCTGGCTTCGAAACTGCCGTTGTACAGCTCGCCGCGCAGGTTGGAAAGCTTCAGCAGGCCGCCCTGGCCGCTGGCCTTGAGTGCGGCATTTTGAATCGGCAGTTTGTCCAGGGTCAGCTGGCCGAAGCTCAGGTCGGCGTCGATGTCGAGCTTGCTCAGACGCTCCACCGGTAGCAGTTTGTCGGTGCTCCAGGCGCCCTTGGTTGGCGAGTTGGGCAGCGGCGTGGTGCCGGCGCCGGCTATGGCGTCGGCTTCGCTGCTCTGCACTTCGGCCTTGCGCGCGGTGGCGGCGCTGTTGGCGGCGGCGGACTTGGGCGGCAGGTAGCGGTCGACATTGAAGGTGTCTGCCTTGAGCTGGGCGCGCAGCGATTGCTTGTCGAAGTCTTCGATCGCCAGGCGGCCGTTGAAGCTGCTGTCGTCGATCTTCAGGTTCAGGTCTTCCAGGGCCAGGCTGCTGGGCGTGCCTTGCAGGCGGCTGACCAGCTCGACCTTGCTCAGGCTGCCTTCAGCCATGGCTGGCAGGGTCTGGCCGATGCTGTCGACGAATTTCGCCAGGTCGAACTGGGCGATGGAAATCCCGCCGCTGATCTGCGGGGTCTTGTCCAGGTCGTTGACCTTCAGTTCGCCCAGGGCGCGCAGCTGGTTGAGGGAGACTTTGAGGCCGGTCCACTGGCCGACGTTGGCGGCCTTGTCCAACAGCAGCTGGCCCTGGGCGGCGAAGGTCACGGTCTTGCCCTGCAACGGATCACCGGTGGCCTCGCCGGACAGGCGCATGTCCTCGAACTGATAGCGCTGCAGGGCGCGGTCGAAGCGCAGTTCGCCATTGAGTTCGGTGCGCACGCGCACAGCGGGCTGGCTGCTGGCGAGGAAGGCGGTGAGCTTGACCGGAGTGTTGCTGGCTTCGTGAATCGGCCCGGTGCTCAGCTGGATGCTTTCGGCGGTGAACTGCTTGTCGGTCTGTTCATCGTTGTATTCAACCCGGGCGTTGTTCACGGTCAGGCTGTCGATGTCCAGGCGGATCGGCTGTGACGACTTGTCCGGGCTACTGCCGGGCTGGCTTGCTTCGCCAGTGCTGGTGGCCGGGGTTTCGGCCTGCTTGTCGGCCGGCGCGGCCTTGCCGATATCCTGCCAGTTGCCGTGGCCATCCTTGTTGCGGGTCAGGCGCAGGTTCAGGCCTTCGACCCGTACATCGCTCATCTGCACTTCACGGCGCAGCAGCGGCAGGACTCGCACCGACAGGCCGAGCATCTGCAGGTCGGCAAAGGGCTGGGTCGGGTTGGCCAGGGTGGCCACTCCGGCATCGTGCAGTTCCAGGCCAAGCCAGGGGAACAGGCTCCAGCCGATATCGCCATTGAGCGTCAGCTCGATGTGGGCCTTGTCGCGGGCAATCTGGCGAATCTCGTCTTTGTAGTCGTTGGGATCAAACAGGTGGGTCAGGGCGAAGCCCAGAGCCACGATGATCAGCAACAGCCCGAGAATTACCAGACCCAGGATTTTGCCGAACGCTTTCATGGGCGAGTCCTTTGTATGTCGAATTCAAAATTTAGCCGGGGAGTATAGCGCTCTGAACCTGGCGACTGGTCACCCATTGCGGTCAGAGGTTTTTTCGTTTTGGCGGTGCTCTTTTTGCCTCTGGCCCGGCTTTCGGGCAATGCAGTTGCCGGAAAAAAGGTGAGGTCAGTTTGGTTTTTTAATGTGTCGCAAATGGTAACCTCTCGCGGTTCGTCCGTCCTTCCGCGACTTATTG harbors:
- a CDS encoding AsmA family protein, with protein sequence MKAFGKILGLVILGLLLIIVALGFALTHLFDPNDYKDEIRQIARDKAHIELTLNGDIGWSLFPWLGLELHDAGVATLANPTQPFADLQMLGLSVRVLPLLRREVQMSDVRVEGLNLRLTRNKDGHGNWQDIGKAAPADKQAETPATSTGEASQPGSSPDKSSQPIRLDIDSLTVNNARVEYNDEQTDKQFTAESIQLSTGPIHEASNTPVKLTAFLASSQPAVRVRTELNGELRFDRALQRYQFEDMRLSGEATGDPLQGKTVTFAAQGQLLLDKAANVGQWTGLKVSLNQLRALGELKVNDLDKTPQISGGISIAQFDLAKFVDSIGQTLPAMAEGSLSKVELVSRLQGTPSSLALEDLNLKIDDSSFNGRLAIEDFDKQSLRAQLKADTFNVDRYLPPKSAAANSAATARKAEVQSSEADAIAGAGTTPLPNSPTKGAWSTDKLLPVERLSKLDIDADLSFGQLTLDKLPIQNAALKASGQGGLLKLSNLRGELYNGSFEASGNLDVRQSTPQLNLQTKINRVPVERILESQGQTPPVKGLVTLNSNLSGNGNSQKALIDSLNGTASFVINNGVLLNANIEQQLCQGIAVLNRKNLTSTPRGKDTPFQELKGNLTLRNGVASNPDLKVRIPGLSVNGNGDIDLRVLGMDYRVGIVVEGDLSDNPDPACQVGERFTGIELPLRCRGPLELGAKACRLDKDGLGQVAAKLAGDRLQQKIDEKLGDKVSPELKNALKGLFKR